The following proteins are co-located in the Bacteroidales bacterium genome:
- a CDS encoding PKD domain-containing protein — protein MKRLIYLSLFISLVLYSCESIPEAHFYSDTVEPAVGQEVFFTNDSQNATSFEWDFGDGFISKAENPSHIFTGSGSFVVTLKAISKKGLEDNATMTIDVVIPTLLEIEVREYYDEYIVPNASVILYGSITDWDAQEGKVTEGWTDKYGKVVFSGLGPWVYYVDVWETDHDNYTLRNEDIGFIRTAEVIPHSINRFVAWVDYVQHTKGSARGERSMVIRKLERKADSKVQPLSGTDTEGWEEMYARRVNK, from the coding sequence ATGAAACGGCTTATTTATCTCTCTCTTTTTATTTCGCTGGTTCTCTATTCATGCGAATCAATTCCCGAAGCTCATTTTTATTCAGATACCGTTGAACCTGCAGTAGGGCAGGAGGTCTTCTTTACGAACGACTCACAGAATGCAACTAGTTTTGAATGGGATTTCGGTGATGGTTTCATCTCAAAAGCAGAAAATCCAAGCCATATTTTTACCGGTTCAGGCAGCTTCGTTGTAACTCTGAAAGCTATTTCGAAAAAAGGCCTGGAGGATAATGCTACAATGACTATTGATGTTGTAATACCAACTCTTCTTGAAATTGAAGTAAGGGAGTATTATGATGAATATATTGTTCCGAATGCAAGTGTTATTTTGTATGGCTCAATTACAGACTGGGACGCACAGGAAGGAAAGGTAACTGAAGGATGGACAGATAAATATGGTAAAGTGGTATTCTCTGGTTTGGGCCCATGGGTATATTATGTTGATGTATGGGAAACCGATCATGATAATTATACTCTTCGTAATGAAGACATCGGATTTATACGGACAGCTGAAGTTATACCACATTCTATTAACAGATTCGTTGCATGGGTAGACTACGTGCAGCATACAAAAGGTTCTGCCAGAGGTGAACGCTCAATGGTAATCAGGAAACTTGAAAGAAAAGCAGACAGCAAGGTTCAGCCTTTATCAGGAACAGATACTGAAGGCTGGGAAGAAATGTATGCAAGAAGGGTAAATAAGTAG
- a CDS encoding translation initiation factor IF-3, producing MRRSPARVTQPAHKINNRITAKVVRVVGEEIEAEVMSIQDALKLADSLELDLVEISPNAEPPVCKIVDYQKFLYQQKKKQKEIKAKTSKVVVKEIRFGPNTDDHDYNFKLKHAMKFLEEGAKVRAYVFFKGRSILFKEQGEVLLLRFANDLEEYGKVEQLPRLEGKRMIVSFSPKKKK from the coding sequence ATCAGGCGAAGCCCGGCAAGGGTTACCCAGCCGGCTCACAAAATTAATAACAGGATCACAGCAAAAGTGGTCAGAGTTGTAGGCGAAGAAATAGAAGCAGAGGTGATGAGCATTCAGGATGCTTTGAAGCTGGCTGATTCTCTGGAACTTGATCTTGTTGAAATTTCTCCAAACGCGGAACCTCCCGTATGCAAAATTGTTGATTACCAGAAATTTCTTTATCAGCAGAAGAAAAAGCAGAAAGAGATTAAAGCCAAAACATCAAAGGTTGTGGTGAAAGAGATCAGATTCGGACCTAACACCGATGACCATGATTACAACTTTAAGCTCAAACATGCAATGAAATTCCTCGAAGAGGGGGCAAAAGTCAGAGCATATGTGTTCTTTAAAGGAAGATCAATATTATTCAAGGAGCAGGGTGAAGTGCTTTTGCTTCGTTTTGCCAACGACCTTGAAGAATACGGAAAAGTAGAACAGTTGCCGCGACTGGAGGGAAAAAGGATGATTGTTTCTTTTTCTCCAAAAAAGAAAAAATAG
- the rplT gene encoding 50S ribosomal protein L20 has translation MPRSVNAVASRARRKKVLKATKGNFGSRRNVITVAKNTLDKGMGYAYRDRKKKKGLFRALWIQRINAGVRQYDMSYSEFIGKVAKKGITLNRKTLADLAMNHPEAFKAIVEKVK, from the coding sequence ATGCCAAGATCAGTAAACGCAGTTGCATCACGTGCCAGAAGAAAAAAGGTACTTAAGGCAACAAAAGGGAACTTCGGTTCAAGAAGAAATGTAATAACAGTTGCAAAGAATACCCTCGACAAAGGTATGGGGTATGCTTACCGCGACAGGAAGAAAAAGAAAGGCCTCTTCAGGGCTTTATGGATTCAGAGAATAAACGCAGGTGTACGTCAGTACGACATGAGTTATTCCGAATTCATTGGAAAAGTAGCTAAAAAAGGTATTACACTTAACAGAAAAACACTTGCCGACCTGGCAATGAATCATCCGGAAGCTTTCAAAGCTATCGTTGAGAAAGTTAAGTAG
- a CDS encoding aspartate kinase translates to MKIMKFGGTSVGSPDRMRALIPLINDNDRKIVVLSAMSGTTNSLVEITDLLYADKIDEASRKNDELKVRYHKVVDDLLTIESFNKEGHELIDSHFEYISNFTLRVFTKLQEKAILAQGELISTALFHLLLKEKNIKSVLIPALSFMRIDKDGEPDSFYIKENITRELGNYTSENIIITQGFICRNAYGEIDNLKRGGSDFTASIIGAAIGASEIQIWTDINGFHNNDPRYVENTKVIREISFDEAAELAYFGAKILHPSSVNPAREKNIPVRLKNTMEPEDVGTLITSSSVLLDYKAVAAKDGISVLRIRSDRMLMAYGFLRKVFEIFEAYRTPIDMITTSEVAVSITIDNPEFINQIAKDLRELGSVEVEQNQSIICIVGDFRTERTGSAPEIFEALNTIPLKMISYGGSPNSLSLLIDTSNKIEALRLLSKHLFN, encoded by the coding sequence ATGAAAATTATGAAATTCGGTGGTACTTCAGTGGGAAGTCCTGACAGGATGAGGGCACTGATACCATTAATAAATGATAATGATAGAAAAATAGTTGTGCTATCGGCTATGTCGGGCACCACAAACAGCCTTGTGGAGATAACAGATCTTCTGTATGCCGATAAAATTGATGAGGCGTCGCGGAAAAATGACGAGCTTAAAGTCAGGTATCACAAAGTCGTGGATGACTTACTTACTATTGAGTCTTTTAATAAGGAAGGACATGAACTGATCGATTCTCATTTTGAATATATAAGCAATTTTACCCTCAGGGTTTTCACAAAGCTGCAGGAGAAGGCAATTCTTGCGCAGGGAGAACTAATATCAACTGCTTTGTTTCATTTGTTACTTAAGGAAAAGAATATAAAATCGGTTCTCATTCCTGCTCTGAGCTTCATGCGAATAGATAAGGACGGGGAACCTGATTCATTCTATATAAAAGAAAACATCACAAGGGAGCTGGGGAATTATACTTCCGAGAATATTATTATTACCCAGGGATTCATCTGCAGAAATGCATACGGTGAGATTGACAACCTTAAACGTGGCGGCAGCGACTTTACAGCATCAATAATTGGTGCCGCTATCGGGGCTTCAGAAATTCAGATCTGGACAGATATCAATGGATTCCATAATAACGATCCACGATATGTTGAGAATACAAAAGTAATCAGGGAGATATCTTTTGATGAAGCAGCAGAACTTGCATATTTCGGGGCAAAGATCCTTCACCCATCAAGCGTGAACCCTGCCAGAGAAAAAAATATCCCGGTGAGGTTAAAGAATACAATGGAACCCGAAGATGTCGGCACACTCATCACGTCTTCTTCAGTTCTTCTTGATTATAAGGCTGTTGCGGCTAAAGATGGTATTTCAGTTTTAAGGATCAGGTCAGACAGGATGTTAATGGCCTATGGATTTCTGAGAAAGGTGTTTGAAATATTTGAAGCTTACAGGACACCAATCGACATGATCACAACTTCCGAAGTAGCTGTTTCAATTACAATTGATAATCCTGAATTTATCAACCAGATTGCGAAGGACCTCAGAGAACTGGGAAGTGTGGAGGTTGAGCAAAATCAGTCAATAATCTGCATTGTTGGCGACTTCAGGACGGAGCGTACCGGTTCTGCCCCTGAAATATTTGAGGCACTCAACACGATCCCTCTTAAAATGATCTCTTATGGAGGAAGTCCTAACAGTCTTTCCCTGCTGATTGACACATCAAACAAGATTGAAGCACTCAGATTACTCAGCAAACATCTTTTTAATTAA
- a CDS encoding sodium-dependent transporter, translating to MSEPFNDERGSFTSKFGVIAAVAGSAIGLGNIWRFPYVAGENGGAAFLFVYLIIVVGIGIPVMTSEFIIGRAAQKNPFGAFKLLAPGKPWYLIGLMGIAAAFMILAFYTTVAGWTLEYFYQTVTGNLFGKSEAELTSMFETFQKGSFRPYLWFIIFMGFTGLIILSGVQKGIERYTKLLMPILVLLLVLLCIRSITLEGSREGLRFLFHPDFSKITSKVILEALGQAFFSLSIGMGTLITYGSYIRKSDNLATSSLLVVLADTSIAILAGIAIFPAVFALGGSPASGTGLTFVVLPGVFQKMPFGEFFAMMFFIILAVAALTSTISILEVIVAYMVEELKLTRRKATIAATLAVSVLGLVTVASLGSLSNLTIMGKNVFGILEYLTSNVMLPVGGFFIVIFIGWFFSPKMTKKELTNDGALKAGYIPVFMFIVKYVAPIAIAAVFLYSLGILKF from the coding sequence ATGAGTGAGCCCTTTAATGATGAACGAGGTAGTTTTACAAGTAAATTCGGTGTAATTGCTGCTGTTGCTGGTTCGGCAATCGGACTTGGTAATATCTGGAGGTTTCCATATGTGGCAGGTGAAAATGGAGGAGCAGCATTCCTGTTTGTTTACCTCATAATTGTAGTCGGTATTGGAATCCCTGTTATGACCTCAGAATTCATAATTGGCCGCGCAGCTCAGAAAAACCCGTTCGGGGCTTTTAAACTTCTTGCCCCGGGAAAACCGTGGTACTTAATCGGACTTATGGGTATTGCCGCTGCATTCATGATACTTGCATTTTATACAACTGTGGCCGGCTGGACACTTGAATATTTTTATCAGACAGTAACAGGAAATTTATTTGGTAAGAGTGAGGCTGAACTAACTTCGATGTTTGAAACGTTTCAGAAAGGATCATTCCGTCCGTATCTCTGGTTTATAATATTTATGGGCTTTACCGGACTTATTATATTATCCGGTGTTCAGAAAGGAATAGAACGGTACACTAAGCTTTTGATGCCAATTCTGGTTCTGTTATTGGTTTTATTATGCATAAGATCAATAACATTGGAAGGCTCAAGAGAGGGGTTGCGTTTTCTGTTCCATCCCGATTTCAGCAAGATTACTTCAAAAGTTATTCTTGAGGCACTGGGTCAGGCATTCTTTTCTTTGAGCATTGGAATGGGTACTCTGATAACATATGGTTCATATATTCGTAAAAGTGATAATCTTGCAACCTCTTCTCTTCTGGTTGTCCTTGCTGATACTTCTATAGCTATACTTGCCGGTATCGCAATCTTTCCCGCTGTATTTGCTCTTGGAGGATCTCCGGCATCTGGAACAGGGCTTACATTTGTCGTTTTGCCGGGCGTTTTTCAGAAAATGCCATTCGGTGAGTTCTTCGCAATGATGTTTTTTATTATTCTCGCTGTTGCAGCTCTGACATCAACAATATCTATTCTGGAAGTAATTGTCGCCTATATGGTTGAAGAATTGAAACTTACACGACGTAAAGCAACAATAGCAGCTACTCTTGCAGTTTCTGTTCTTGGACTGGTCACAGTGGCTTCACTCGGTAGTCTTAGCAATCTTACTATAATGGGCAAGAATGTCTTTGGTATTCTTGAGTATCTCACTTCAAATGTAATGCTGCCGGTTGGAGGATTCTTTATTGTGATTTTTATCGGATGGTTCTTTAGTCCGAAAATGACAAAGAAAGAGCTGACAAATGATGGAGCGTTAAAAGCAGGATATATACCGGTATTTATGTTTATTGTTAAGTATGTTGCTCCTATAGCAATTGCTGCGGTATTTCTTTATAGTCTGGGCATTCTCAAATTTTAG
- a CDS encoding amino acid carrier protein — translation MQKINDFLIMLDGYIGGHPWFVILLLGTGVFFTIYLGFPQFRYFRHAIDVVKGKYDHHLDVGDTSHFQALSTALSGTVGTGNIAGVALAIHLGGPAALFWMLVTAAIGMCTKMVEVTISHKYRDVLPDGTISGGPMYYMKKRLNYTTKSGKVIKIGAVVGAFFAAATVLSSFGTGSLPQINSISNSVFATFGINHIVTGAVLSLLLALIIIGGIKRIAKVTEKLVPGMAIFYFIGALFVIGTNYENIIPSFIALFSTVFTGTAAAGGFMGASVAFAINRGVNRGLFSNESGQGSAPIAHSAARAPEPVSEGMVAILEPFIDTIIICTLTGLVVLSSGVWTEKVENQFQSADMVFLNQKYDENIPAEKTAIMNFVRNGEALPLFNGQLEVVEGKLITPITLISSRSVAEAMTFNESKQPFTGKIDVVNGKWQPASASLTITGKSLVHSAQLTTEAFSRSILGGWGKYVVSIGLLLFAFSTAISWSYYGDRALIYLVGPNYVIYYRIIFVIAFFIASFTDTTIIWSLSYLTIALMTVPNLIGLWILRKEIKTTIADYWRDFSVAHPDDRMAKKYLKNGKL, via the coding sequence ATGCAAAAAATCAATGATTTCCTGATTATGCTTGACGGATACATCGGAGGGCACCCCTGGTTTGTAATACTTCTTCTCGGTACCGGAGTCTTTTTTACAATATACCTTGGCTTTCCACAGTTCAGATACTTCCGTCATGCAATAGACGTGGTAAAAGGAAAGTATGATCATCATCTTGATGTTGGCGATACTTCTCATTTTCAGGCACTCTCGACTGCCTTGTCAGGTACTGTGGGAACAGGAAATATAGCAGGTGTTGCCCTTGCCATTCACCTTGGCGGTCCGGCAGCACTCTTCTGGATGCTTGTTACTGCAGCTATAGGAATGTGTACAAAAATGGTTGAGGTAACTATTTCACACAAATATCGCGATGTATTACCAGATGGTACCATTTCGGGCGGACCTATGTATTACATGAAAAAAAGATTAAACTATACAACCAAAAGCGGAAAGGTTATTAAAATTGGTGCAGTTGTTGGTGCTTTTTTTGCCGCTGCAACAGTTCTGTCATCTTTCGGAACAGGAAGCCTGCCACAGATTAACAGCATATCCAATTCGGTATTTGCAACATTCGGTATAAACCATATTGTCACAGGAGCAGTACTTTCGCTACTTCTTGCATTAATTATTATCGGAGGGATAAAAAGAATTGCAAAGGTTACTGAAAAGCTGGTGCCGGGCATGGCGATTTTCTATTTTATCGGAGCTCTTTTTGTAATCGGAACTAATTATGAGAACATTATTCCATCTTTTATTGCTCTATTCTCTACAGTATTTACCGGAACAGCCGCAGCAGGAGGATTTATGGGTGCTTCAGTCGCATTTGCAATAAACAGGGGTGTTAACAGAGGATTGTTTTCAAATGAATCAGGACAGGGATCGGCACCAATTGCCCACTCGGCAGCAAGAGCTCCTGAACCGGTTTCAGAAGGCATGGTTGCAATTCTTGAGCCATTTATTGATACAATAATTATCTGTACCCTGACCGGTCTGGTTGTTCTTTCCTCAGGAGTCTGGACAGAGAAAGTTGAAAACCAGTTTCAGAGTGCCGATATGGTTTTTCTGAATCAGAAATATGATGAAAATATTCCTGCAGAGAAAACTGCGATCATGAATTTTGTCAGAAACGGTGAGGCTTTACCTTTATTTAATGGTCAGCTGGAGGTAGTTGAAGGCAAGCTGATTACTCCGATTACTTTGATATCTTCAAGGTCGGTTGCTGAAGCAATGACATTCAATGAAAGCAAACAGCCTTTTACCGGTAAAATTGATGTTGTAAACGGGAAATGGCAACCTGCGTCAGCTTCTCTCACTATTACAGGTAAGTCTCTGGTACACAGCGCTCAGCTTACTACTGAAGCTTTCAGCAGAAGCATTCTTGGCGGATGGGGCAAATACGTGGTTTCAATTGGCCTTCTCCTCTTTGCATTTTCAACAGCTATTTCATGGTCGTATTATGGAGACAGGGCTCTTATCTATCTTGTGGGACCCAACTATGTAATTTATTACAGGATAATTTTCGTGATTGCCTTTTTTATAGCATCATTTACAGATACAACAATTATCTGGTCGCTATCCTATTTAACAATTGCATTAATGACGGTTCCGAATCTGATTGGACTCTGGATTCTGAGAAAAGAAATAAAAACCACTATTGCCGATTACTGGAGAGATTTTTCTGTAGCTCATCCTGATGACAGGATGGCTAAAAAATATCTGAAAAATGGTAAGCTATAG
- the lysA gene encoding diaminopimelate decarboxylase, which translates to MIDKQIIEKFREIETPFYYYNLDSLRSTLDVVKKESENSGYKINYAVKANFNPKIMKLISSYGFGADCVSWNEIERAIETGFNPTDIVFAGVGKTDKDIELALGKDIFCFNCESIPEMEVINSIAGKLGKKATIALRINPYIEAHTHKYITTGVEESKFGINTWELDEVLRQLNFLNNIELKGIHFHIGSQITRMSVFKSLCTRINELQDWFATRNISLEVINVGGGLGIDYENPGKRPRFEEYFSMLHELIDLRPGQTIHIEPGRSIVGQCGSLISRVLYIKNGSNTQFAIIDAGMTDLIRPALYQAHHKIENLTSEGRIYRYDVVGPICESADTFGKYIEIPETKRGDILAIRSAGAYGETMASRYNLRDLPRTVFSDEI; encoded by the coding sequence ATGATCGATAAACAGATTATAGAAAAATTCAGGGAAATAGAAACACCGTTTTATTACTATAACCTTGATAGCCTCAGATCAACACTTGATGTAGTAAAAAAAGAATCGGAAAATTCAGGCTATAAAATTAATTATGCAGTAAAAGCCAACTTCAATCCAAAGATAATGAAGCTTATCTCTTCATACGGATTTGGAGCAGACTGCGTCAGCTGGAATGAGATTGAAAGAGCAATTGAAACTGGATTCAACCCTACTGATATAGTATTTGCCGGAGTAGGAAAAACTGATAAGGATATTGAACTGGCACTTGGAAAAGATATTTTCTGTTTCAACTGCGAATCAATTCCTGAGATGGAGGTCATCAATTCAATAGCAGGTAAACTTGGCAAAAAGGCAACTATTGCATTAAGGATTAATCCCTATATTGAAGCTCATACTCATAAATATATCACAACAGGTGTTGAAGAGAGTAAATTCGGGATCAACACCTGGGAACTGGATGAAGTTCTGAGACAGCTTAACTTCCTGAATAATATAGAGCTTAAAGGAATTCACTTTCATATCGGTTCACAGATAACCAGGATGTCTGTATTCAAAAGTCTTTGTACACGAATTAATGAATTACAGGATTGGTTTGCCACCAGGAATATCAGTCTTGAAGTAATAAATGTAGGCGGAGGTTTAGGTATAGATTATGAGAATCCGGGAAAGAGACCTCGTTTTGAAGAGTATTTCTCAATGCTTCATGAGCTGATTGATCTGAGGCCGGGCCAGACGATACACATTGAACCTGGAAGATCAATAGTAGGGCAATGCGGATCGCTGATATCAAGAGTATTATATATTAAAAACGGAAGCAACACTCAGTTTGCCATTATTGATGCCGGCATGACAGACCTGATCAGACCGGCTCTTTACCAGGCCCATCATAAGATAGAAAATCTCACATCAGAGGGCAGGATTTATAGGTACGATGTTGTTGGCCCGATATGCGAATCGGCTGATACTTTCGGAAAATACATTGAAATTCCGGAAACAAAAAGAGGTGATATTCTTGCGATCAGGTCCGCAGGTGCATATGGTGAAACTATGGCTTCTAGGTATAATCTCAGGGATTTGCCAAGAACAGTTTTTTCTGACGAAATCTGA
- a CDS encoding serine hydrolase, protein MSNTKLLTFKLVYIIILLSTSGIKAQIADPPFLKYMNHPWVDSVFKTLTIEQQIAQCIWIAGYSNRDVSHEVEVSDIIRKYGIGGIVFFQGTAAKQAELTNYYQKISKVPLLITLDAEWGIGMRLDNVEKFPYQMTLGAIKDDSLIYQFGKAVALQFKRLGMHMNLAPDADVNVNAANPVINYRSFGENRENVADKALMYMKGMQDNGILATGKHFPGHGDTNVDSHLDLPLITHNRERLDSIELFPFRKLINEGIGSVMTAHLNLPSLDTLSGLPSTLSPVIIKGLLKDELGFRGLVITDAMNMKGVTKFFIPGEADAKALQAGNDVAEFVTDVEATIRETKNYITSKKLTNEDIALKCKKILALKYWAGLNRLQPVEKINIDAELSPSSTKALIRNLYANALTVLNNNKDLIPLKNPDKLKIATLAINRNSITTFQKRVSKYFPADNFQINPSDTAASGKVLKKLSDYDLVITGIYNLDQRPNMGFGIKPELEDFLNKLISGNKTIITWFGNPYGIDKINSLRNSDGLIVSYQENEYTEDLSAQLIFGGIGSKGVLPVTINEKWPGGFGIETNGSIRMQYGLPESAGISSEVLYRKVDSIVKAGLAAGAYPGCEVMIARKGVVILNKTYGYQTFENRISVHEDDLFDLASVTKVSAGLPGLLLLDTRGKFSPDETLGTYLPDFRKTNKGNIGMRDFLTHQAGLTPFIPFWKETLKANGKFKRNIFDSEFTEKYPYEVANGLYINKNYSRKMFKEIIKSPLGEKKYVYSDLTFIITPLIIEKLSGEKWYNFVTENVYKKIGAYDIGFNPYQRYPLSRIVPTEYDSLFRKQQLHGTVHDEGAAMLGGISGHAGLFATANDLMKLMELYRRMGEYGGEQIIAHDVLKEYTSVQFPENRNRRGLGFDKPLLNNAELSEKEAYPAKSASPSSFGHSGYTGTFVWVDPDKEISYVFLCNRVYPTRNNNLLSDMNIRSGILQAIYDSIIK, encoded by the coding sequence ATGAGTAACACCAAACTACTGACTTTCAAATTAGTATATATAATAATATTATTATCAACATCAGGTATTAAAGCTCAGATCGCAGATCCTCCCTTTCTGAAATACATGAATCATCCATGGGTCGACTCAGTATTTAAGACACTCACAATTGAGCAGCAGATAGCACAGTGCATATGGATTGCAGGTTATTCGAACAGGGATGTCTCTCATGAGGTTGAGGTAAGTGATATTATCAGAAAATATGGGATTGGAGGAATTGTTTTCTTCCAGGGTACTGCTGCAAAACAGGCAGAACTGACAAATTACTATCAGAAGATTTCAAAAGTTCCTCTTCTAATCACGCTGGATGCAGAGTGGGGAATCGGAATGCGGCTTGATAATGTTGAGAAGTTCCCGTATCAGATGACACTTGGAGCTATTAAGGATGATTCTCTTATCTACCAGTTTGGAAAGGCTGTTGCTCTTCAGTTCAAAAGACTCGGAATGCACATGAATCTTGCACCTGATGCCGATGTTAATGTTAATGCTGCAAATCCTGTTATTAACTACAGATCATTCGGAGAGAACAGGGAAAATGTTGCTGATAAGGCTCTGATGTACATGAAGGGAATGCAGGATAATGGAATTCTTGCTACCGGAAAACATTTTCCCGGACATGGTGATACCAATGTGGATTCACACCTCGACCTGCCATTAATTACTCATAACAGAGAGAGACTCGACAGCATAGAACTTTTCCCGTTCCGTAAATTAATAAATGAAGGAATCGGAAGTGTAATGACAGCCCACCTTAATCTCCCGTCACTCGACACATTATCAGGGCTCCCTTCTACCCTTTCACCGGTAATAATTAAAGGCCTGCTGAAGGATGAACTTGGCTTCAGAGGACTTGTGATAACTGATGCAATGAACATGAAAGGTGTAACCAAATTCTTCATCCCCGGTGAAGCTGATGCAAAAGCTCTTCAGGCTGGTAATGATGTTGCTGAGTTCGTAACTGATGTTGAAGCCACTATCAGGGAAACTAAGAACTATATTACATCAAAGAAACTGACAAACGAAGATATTGCTCTGAAATGCAAGAAGATACTGGCACTCAAATACTGGGCCGGATTAAACAGATTGCAGCCTGTTGAGAAAATTAACATTGATGCTGAGCTATCCCCTTCTTCAACAAAAGCACTTATAAGGAACCTCTATGCAAATGCACTCACTGTGCTCAATAATAATAAGGATCTGATACCGCTAAAGAATCCGGATAAATTAAAGATTGCTACTCTGGCAATTAACAGGAACTCAATTACAACATTTCAGAAAAGGGTATCAAAATATTTCCCTGCTGATAATTTCCAGATAAATCCGTCTGATACAGCAGCTTCAGGTAAGGTTTTGAAGAAACTTTCAGATTATGATCTGGTTATAACCGGCATTTACAACCTTGACCAGAGGCCAAATATGGGCTTTGGCATTAAACCTGAACTTGAGGATTTTTTAAATAAACTCATTTCAGGTAATAAAACTATTATAACATGGTTTGGGAATCCATATGGAATAGACAAAATTAATTCATTGAGAAACTCTGATGGCCTGATTGTATCCTATCAGGAGAATGAATATACTGAAGATCTATCAGCGCAGCTTATTTTCGGCGGTATCGGATCGAAAGGAGTACTCCCCGTAACTATAAATGAAAAATGGCCGGGAGGATTCGGAATAGAGACAAACGGTTCAATAAGAATGCAATACGGGTTACCTGAAAGTGCAGGAATATCTTCAGAAGTACTTTACAGAAAAGTCGATTCTATTGTAAAGGCAGGACTTGCCGCAGGCGCTTATCCTGGTTGTGAAGTTATGATTGCCAGAAAAGGAGTTGTAATTTTAAATAAAACATATGGCTATCAAACGTTTGAGAACAGAATTTCAGTTCATGAAGATGACCTTTTTGATCTGGCTTCCGTAACCAAAGTTTCCGCCGGACTGCCTGGTTTATTACTGCTTGACACCCGGGGAAAGTTCTCACCTGATGAGACTCTCGGAACATATCTGCCTGATTTCAGGAAAACCAATAAGGGTAACATCGGAATGAGGGATTTTCTTACTCATCAGGCCGGACTTACTCCATTTATCCCTTTCTGGAAGGAGACTTTAAAGGCGAACGGGAAATTTAAGCGGAATATCTTTGACTCTGAATTCACTGAAAAATATCCCTATGAAGTAGCAAACGGACTCTATATAAATAAAAACTACAGCAGGAAAATGTTTAAAGAGATTATTAAGAGTCCTCTAGGAGAGAAAAAGTATGTCTATTCTGATCTTACATTTATAATTACTCCCCTCATTATAGAAAAGTTATCAGGTGAAAAGTGGTATAACTTTGTTACAGAGAATGTTTACAAAAAAATCGGCGCGTATGACATAGGATTTAATCCATATCAGAGGTATCCCTTAAGCAGGATAGTCCCGACTGAGTATGATTCATTGTTCAGAAAACAGCAGCTGCACGGGACGGTTCATGATGAAGGCGCTGCCATGCTTGGAGGAATATCAGGCCATGCAGGTCTGTTTGCTACCGCAAATGATCTTATGAAACTTATGGAGTTGTATCGCAGGATGGGAGAATACGGAGGCGAACAGATTATAGCACATGATGTTCTTAAAGAATATACTTCTGTTCAGTTCCCTGAGAACAGGAATCGTCGGGGATTAGGGTTCGACAAACCGCTTCTGAATAATGCAGAACTCTCAGAAAAAGAGGCATATCCGGCAAAAAGTGCATCACCTTCAAGCTTTGGGCATTCGGGCTATACAGGCACGTTTGTATGGGTTGATCCGGATAAGGAAATAAGCTACGTTTTTCTATGCAACAGGGTTTATCCTACAAGAAACAATAATCTTCTCTCCGATATGAATATAAGATCAGGTATACTGCAGGCAATTTATGATTCGATAATAAAATAA
- the rpmI gene encoding 50S ribosomal protein L35 yields the protein MPKMKTNSGAKKRFSLTGTGKIKRKHAFKSHILTKKTTKRKRNLGYAGEVHKTDLKNVKLMLAMR from the coding sequence ATGCCAAAAATGAAGACGAATTCGGGTGCAAAGAAGAGATTTTCTTTGACCGGAACAGGAAAGATCAAGCGTAAGCATGCATTTAAGAGTCACATCCTGACAAAAAAGACAACAAAGCGTAAGAGAAATCTTGGCTATGCTGGCGAGGTTCACAAAACAGACCTTAAAAATGTCAAGTTGATGCTCGCAATGAGGTAG